From the uncultured Methanomethylovorans sp. genome, the window GGGATAGCATTCATATATGTATGTAAGATCTCAAGACCAGACTCATTAAAGTTCATGGAACGAGGAACAAAAGAAAGGTCTATCTCACTTTCTGAAAAGGCACTGTGGGCTGCATCAGAACCTGCTTTATTAAAGGTCATGGATATTCCTGCTCATTGGATCGAAGAGGTCGTATCGTTCATCGTTCTTTACTTCATCACTTTGGAACAAGCAGCCTGAAACCGTTGATCATTTGCGGCCTTTCAACAGTCTTAGACATTTCTGTAAGGGAAGGCAGTTCAGTTACATTCGGATGCCGGAGCATGCCGTAGAGGTGCTCGTTGTTTTCCTGAAATGATGTAAATCCTGATCTTAAGTGAATGTGGTCTTTTTCTTGAGAGGATATATCGTAAAAAGCTTCAGTGGCATGTCTTTCCTTTTCCTTAGTTTTTTTGCTAAGGCCAAGTTTCATGTCTTTTTCCCTGTTTTTGGTTCCTGTTTCCTTTCCTCTTTTATATTTTTCACTGACCAGTTCAAGAAGACCTGCTTCCTTTGCCACTGATTCCAGGGCAGCATATCGCTCACTAACCCAGCCCAGTTCTGAATGTTTATGGTACCCAACTTCAAATCCAAGATCATAGGCCCTTTTTTCTAGTTCGGATTTCTCTGAATCGCTGAGCGTTCTTTTTGTTTCCACCTTCTTAAAAAGCCGCACCCTATCATCACTCCTTTATTGTAGCAGACCTTCTACTTGCAGCCCTCGCTCAGTGAATTGAACTTTATGCATGTTGCAGTCATGTTTTGTGCCACGCATTTTTATTATCTGAATAGCACGTGTCATCTGCTTTTCATAAAGGAAGTTGTGCAGGAAAATTACTCCATGGGATGCAAACTGCTCGGTAGTATATGCACTTGGATCAGTTAGTTCACCTATAATAATAGTTGTACAACCCAGTTTTTTCAGGTTCCTGATGAAACGTGTCATTTCTTTTTCCTGAAGTGCCGGATCTTGTGTTGCAAAGCGTATTGCAGTCATTGAATCAATGACAAGCCTTTTGACATTGTATTCTGCGACGTAAGCTGCCAGTTCTTTAAAGACCATGGCAGGGGATGGAGCTTCGTGTTCATTGGAATAGCCTTCGATTTTTTCATGGGGCTGAATTATGTCTTTCAATTCATCCATGTATCCATATTCCATACGAGGTCCTAGGTCAGCAAATAACAGTTTCTTCACTTTTATAAGTGGTATGACGTTAAGAGAATAGTTGGACATATCATTTATTATGTTCTGGGGGCACTCAAGTAATGTTACATACAGTCCCACATCACCTTGCAGAGCACCTTTTGCAAGAAATTGTACTCCAAAGGTGGTCTTGCCGCCTCCTGGAGGTCCGCTTAACAGATAAACACGTTCCGGGAGTAGTCCTCCCTGCATGATCTCGTCCAAACCTTCTATCCCACTTTCGATTCTCATAAATAAACCTCTTCATAATAATATATCTAATTATATTTTAATGCTTCGATAGAAATATTATGGGATTTCTTGTGCTTGTATTGAATTATTGATTTTTGATTTTTGAGTGCGATAGATTCTTATGAATTGAGGACAAAGGCCTTTTATGCATTTATCTAAGATCATCCCAGTTTTGGAAAAAATAGCTCCTCCTGAGCTTGCTGCAGATTTCGATATAGGCAAAATTGGTCTTAATCTGGACCTTGATAATGATGTAAAAAAAATAGCAGTTGCTTTGGACCCTACGGACTATGTACTTAATAGGGCTTCAGAGATCAATGCTGATTTGTTAATCACCCATCATACGCTTATTTTTAATCCGGTGAATTGTATTTCCAAAAGTCTTGCCACCAGTTTGCAAATAGCTCTGGATAACAGGATTTCTCTATATTCCATGCATACGAATTTTGACAGGGCTAAAGGTGGAATAAACGATGTGCTTGCAAAGAGGCTGGGACTTAATAATATACAAGAACTGCAAATAGGGCGGATAGGTGAAGTGCCTGTATGTTCCACGGAAACCCTGGCAAACCATGTAGCAAAAAGTCTCAACACTCATGTGCAATATGTTGGGGAAAGAGATGATATAAAACGTGTTATGGTTTTTGGAGGCAGTGGTTTTCGCAACGAGTATCTGGAAGTGGCAAGAGAGCATGGAGTTGAAGCATTCGTTTCTTCAGAACTGAAACATGATGTGATACGCTCTCGGGGAGAACTTATTCTTATCGATGCCACACATTATGCTACAGAAAATCCGGGTATGGAGGAGCTCTGTCCGCGCCTTGCAGACCTGTTGTGCTTAGACGTGGAGTTCATACATCACAATCCATTTATCAGGGTGATATGAGGGACCACTTAATGTCTGATGCTACCGAATGGAATGATGTGGAAGAATTGCTGGAGCAGCAATTGAAACGGAAGGTAAGGGCTAAACACAGAGGATACGGGGATTATGAAAAAAGAGTTTACAGAGGACCTTCTGTGAAAAGAGAGTATGAGTAGCCTCATATACTCTATTTTTTGTTTTTCATTAAACGGGCATAAACTTTCAATGTGGAATCAGCTATCTCTTGCCAGTTATAAACATCTTCAATAAGCTTACGCCCTTCTTTACCAAAACCTGCTTTCCCTAAACCATCCAGTACATAATTGATTCCCCATGCAATGGAATCCGGATTTTGGTACACGGTAACTCCATTCTTGAAGTTCTCAATAAGCTTCACAGCATCAGTAGCCACCACACTCTTGCTTGCATCCCATGCTTCAAGCACAACAATACCAAAAGGCTCGTTGCGACTTGGAACACATACAATATCTGCAGCATTGTACCAATCCCTAGAAACGTTATCGGAAGCATAACCAAGGAAATGAGCCACATGCTTAACTCCCATTGAACTAGCCGTATATTCACAATGGGCTCTCATTTCTCCCTCTCCGATAAATACAAACTGTGCATCCCACCGATGAGACAATACTTTTCCTATGGCCTTTACAAGCATATCAGGTCCTTTCTGATAACTCATGCGTCCTATAAACAAAACAACTGGTGCCAGCGGATGAATGCCGTATTTCTTCTTTATCTCGCCTGGATCAATGTCCCTGTGTATCTTGTTTAAAAAAATGCCATTAGGTACAAGTGATATCTTGTAATCTGGTATAAGGTATAGGGACTGCACTTCCTTTTTCAGTACCTCTGAAGTAATTATAACTTCAGCAGCTTCATAGCCACCCAGCCATTCTCGATGTGAGATGGTTTTAGCTTCCCACCAATACCCATGTGCATTCCCATTACGTCCCCATTCCGTACTGTGATATGTGAGAATGAAAGGCAGTCCTTTTTCTGCTTTAAGTTTACATAGTACATTTACCGGATGCCAGTCATGACCATGGAGGATATCGAAATGACCAAAACGGTCTACCATTTCCAGAAACATCCAGTACATGGAATCGCACATCCTGTTCATCTGGTTCATCACACCACCTGACTGATCGTGGTCTACACGATGATAATGCACACCATTTATGAATGCATGCGGTTCAAGCCCGCGGTTACGGGTGAATATATGCACCTCATGACCTTTAGAAGCAAGTACCTCGGATAATTCAGAAACATGAGGGGCTATTCCTCCCACCTTTACTGAATACAAACTCTCCCACGAGAACATACCTATTCTTAATTTTCTCATTTTATCCCACATTTACTTATATTCAATGTATTTCCTGTTCGGATATTCCATTGTTCAAATACTCGGCAGCCTTTTCCGGAGGCATTGTATTGATAAATATGTCTGTATTTTTCTCAAACCCGGCCATCTTGCTTGTCACAGGCTGGAGTCTGATATTCAAATGATATGAATCATCATTCAACAGCTGGAAGAACATGTAATTGTAAGAAGGAGATGCAAGTACTTTTTCAATTCTTGAAAGTACATAACGGATGGCAACACCCAGCGAATGCAACATATCCTCTGACATTTCTCCAAGATGACTTACATGTTCTTTTGGAAGGAACCAGATCTCGAATGGAACCTTTGAGCAATAAGGAGCAAAGGCTATGAAATATTTATTTTCATAAATGAAACGTTCATTTGAAGATTCCATATGTACTATATCACAGTAAGGACATTCTCCTTTAGCCTGGATAATATCTGTCTCCCTTTTAATAGAAGGAGGTATCAAAGGCAATGCAATAAGCTGGGAATGGGTGTGCTCCAGAGACGCACCTGCCTGCTTTCCCCAATTCTTGAAAAGGGATACGTACCGTATCTGTGGCTGTTTCCAGTAATGAAGGACCCGGTCTCTGTAAGCTTTCATGAGCAGGTACATCTCTTCATCTGTGAAATTGGTCAATCTTTTTTCATGTTGAGGTGTTTCAATTATTACTTCGTGGAAACCATATCCTGATTGACAGGGACTATCAGCACCTTCAGGACCGAGAGCCGGATATAGATTTGGTATGCAGCGGATCTGCCAGTTTCTAATAAGTTCATCCTTACTATCCTGAAAGATCTTTCCATCCTTATATACAGCCATAGCAGGTGGTGTCATATCTTCTTTTCCAGCACAGAACACGCAGCTGGTAGCGTTTTGAACTTCCGGGGATGAAGAAAAATCAGAGGGCCTTTTGCCTCTTCCGGCAGCTATTATGCAATACTCATCAAGGAAATAGTGTTTGCGTATCTCAGACACTAGTATCTCTCCTGCGCAATAAGACAGATCATCAGTCTAGTTTTCTTCTTCTTCTTCTTGGGTTATGGATACACCTGTGAGAAGCTCGTAATATTCTTTTGTTGGATCCAGCCAGTTCATCTCCTTTGCAAGCAAATTAGCTTCTTGGCAAAGAAGGCTGTACTTAACCTTGTCATCAATATAAGTATCCAGGAAATAATCCATAGCAAGAGCGTAGTCAGCTATGGTCTCATTATATGGGAGGTCAATATTATCCACAACTATTACACCACCCATACCCATCACGAGGCGTTTGATGCTTTCAAGAGCATCACTAAAACCGCATACCTTACTAACTATGCTTGGTGTAGCCTCTTTTCCTGCTTCAAGTCCCGTCAGCAGGAAAGGTTCATATCTTGACGGGAAAATCCCTGCAATACACCCTGCCATTAACTCATCAGAGTTCATATTAAGACCACCGTCATGACTTGATATCCACTGAGGGTACAATGCAGCTACTACATGCCTTCTTCCTGTGATGAGTTGTGCAGGCTCGAGCTGTCTTTCCTTGATCATTCTCTGGAGCCTTATTTCCTCACCCTGTAATATTTCATCCGGAAGCTTGAGAGGGAAACCATCAGGCACATTTGACTTTGGACCATGGGCCGCAATAATAAAGCATACTACACGTATATCCTCATCCTGCTGACCTGCAACTATCTCCATCTTCACCATTCTATCCAATAACATGAGGGAATCCAGCAAGTCTGGATAGCCTTTGTTCTCGATCTCAATACGAGATATGGAGAAAACTGGCAGTATCCTCTTCGCAGGAAGGGGTATACCTCCATAAACTTTCTGAATATTATCCGAAAGGAAGGTCTGTATCTTCTCGCGGCATTTCTTCTTTTTTTCCATGGAAATGCCTACTCCATTGCTGTCTATACCATTGCGCACAACTATCGAATCTATTCCATAGAATAATTTGACTTCTTTGCGTGTGGAGTCACCTACTGCGGTCACGACATCGGCATTTGCTGAAAGGGCTTCAAGTCTTGCCAGGTTCTCCGGCACTTTTGGATCCCAACTGCTATCATTCAGACGTATTTTCTGTAATGATTGATGTCCTGAAGATCTCCCTGGTAATGTTGCATGGAAGGTAGCTACTGAATTTACAGACAAACCTAATTTACGCAACCTTGCCAGAGTATAGAATACGCCGAACTCGTGGCAGTGCAGGTATACATGCATGCTAGGCATAAGAGAAGCAGCGAAATCAGATACCGCCTTATCCGTGAAATCCTTTGCACGTTGTGCTTTTATTGTTACAAGCTCTCGTATGAACTCGGAAATAGCATATGAGAGATTAAGATAATGAGTATACTCCTGTCCATTGCCCATGTTCTCATACTTTAACGAATCGAGTCCTACAAGAGAAAAAGCTTCAGCTTTCACTTTATCGGTGAGGCACATAACGGTACCTAAGTAGTCGGACATTATCCTGCAGAAATCGTTTGTTTTGAACATCAGATAAATAATAGGTATGCCTTTGTAATGGCGTACACCACTAATGATTTCAATACCCCTTGATTTCATGGTTGTGATAGCTTCTGTGACCTCATCCTCAGTTTCATAAGGCTCAAAACCAGTCATATCAGTGATACGGTTGAGGCTTTTGTGCCAATCAGTGCCTGAATGCCCATAATAGGGGCCTGCAACTATAATGCCGGGTAGCATCTCATCCTTGATGGCTCCCGAACTCATAAGGGATGCAAGAGTAGTAGCTTCGGCATCAATCACATTCCAGATACCACCCATTTTATTCGACTTTGGACCAGCCTCTTCTCCTGCTATAACTAACCATTTTCGTTCAAACATTATTGATTCCCACTGACGATTGTATAAAAGTTTAATTGGTCTCTACCAATAAAACAATATCGTTAATATCTATCCATTAGAATATATACTGTTGTTAAAGTACAATAGACTAAAATAATGAGAGATGATATATCTAATCATGGAATCGGTTTGTGTGTGTGTGGAGTTACATCTACCTTATCATTTGAAATGGTACTGGTCTGCTGATGGTTATCGCATACCTGAGATATCGACTTATTTTGACCAGGAGAGGATCTTTAATGATTTTCAGCGTATGGCAGCAAACATTGGCAGAACTAACAAGATATTAGAACGATCGATTGCTAATGGAGCGGCCTATACACTGAACCTTTCAGGGACATTTCTTGATCAATGCTCCTGGGATCCAAGAGTATTGAATTCATTTAGGGAGTTGGCAGATACCGGAAATGTTTCATTTGCGGCATCAACCTATTATCATTCCCTTAGTGCTCTTTATCCCGACCTCACGGATTTTAAAGAGCAGGTATGGACGCATATGGAAAAGATATCAGAGCTGTTTGGCATTACTCCTTCAGCTTTTGTAAACCCCGAATTGATGATATCGGGAAATATTGGAGGAGTGCTAAAAAAG encodes:
- a CDS encoding glycosyltransferase, whose product is MFERKWLVIAGEEAGPKSNKMGGIWNVIDAEATTLASLMSSGAIKDEMLPGIIVAGPYYGHSGTDWHKSLNRITDMTGFEPYETEDEVTEAITTMKSRGIEIISGVRHYKGIPIIYLMFKTNDFCRIMSDYLGTVMCLTDKVKAEAFSLVGLDSLKYENMGNGQEYTHYLNLSYAISEFIRELVTIKAQRAKDFTDKAVSDFAASLMPSMHVYLHCHEFGVFYTLARLRKLGLSVNSVATFHATLPGRSSGHQSLQKIRLNDSSWDPKVPENLARLEALSANADVVTAVGDSTRKEVKLFYGIDSIVVRNGIDSNGVGISMEKKKKCREKIQTFLSDNIQKVYGGIPLPAKRILPVFSISRIEIENKGYPDLLDSLMLLDRMVKMEIVAGQQDEDIRVVCFIIAAHGPKSNVPDGFPLKLPDEILQGEEIRLQRMIKERQLEPAQLITGRRHVVAALYPQWISSHDGGLNMNSDELMAGCIAGIFPSRYEPFLLTGLEAGKEATPSIVSKVCGFSDALESIKRLVMGMGGVIVVDNIDLPYNETIADYALAMDYFLDTYIDDKVKYSLLCQEANLLAKEMNWLDPTKEYYELLTGVSITQEEEEEN
- a CDS encoding DUF4931 domain-containing protein — protein: MSEIRKHYFLDEYCIIAAGRGKRPSDFSSSPEVQNATSCVFCAGKEDMTPPAMAVYKDGKIFQDSKDELIRNWQIRCIPNLYPALGPEGADSPCQSGYGFHEVIIETPQHEKRLTNFTDEEMYLLMKAYRDRVLHYWKQPQIRYVSLFKNWGKQAGASLEHTHSQLIALPLIPPSIKRETDIIQAKGECPYCDIVHMESSNERFIYENKYFIAFAPYCSKVPFEIWFLPKEHVSHLGEMSEDMLHSLGVAIRYVLSRIEKVLASPSYNYMFFQLLNDDSYHLNIRLQPVTSKMAGFEKNTDIFINTMPPEKAAEYLNNGISEQEIH
- a CDS encoding ATPase domain-containing protein, with the translated sequence MRIESGIEGLDEIMQGGLLPERVYLLSGPPGGGKTTFGVQFLAKGALQGDVGLYVTLLECPQNIINDMSNYSLNVIPLIKVKKLLFADLGPRMEYGYMDELKDIIQPHEKIEGYSNEHEAPSPAMVFKELAAYVAEYNVKRLVIDSMTAIRFATQDPALQEKEMTRFIRNLKKLGCTTIIIGELTDPSAYTTEQFASHGVIFLHNFLYEKQMTRAIQIIKMRGTKHDCNMHKVQFTERGLQVEGLLQ
- a CDS encoding glycosyltransferase family 4 protein, with the translated sequence MRKLRIGMFSWESLYSVKVGGIAPHVSELSEVLASKGHEVHIFTRNRGLEPHAFINGVHYHRVDHDQSGGVMNQMNRMCDSMYWMFLEMVDRFGHFDILHGHDWHPVNVLCKLKAEKGLPFILTYHSTEWGRNGNAHGYWWEAKTISHREWLGGYEAAEVIITSEVLKKEVQSLYLIPDYKISLVPNGIFLNKIHRDIDPGEIKKKYGIHPLAPVVLFIGRMSYQKGPDMLVKAIGKVLSHRWDAQFVFIGEGEMRAHCEYTASSMGVKHVAHFLGYASDNVSRDWYNAADIVCVPSRNEPFGIVVLEAWDASKSVVATDAVKLIENFKNGVTVYQNPDSIAWGINYVLDGLGKAGFGKEGRKLIEDVYNWQEIADSTLKVYARLMKNKK
- a CDS encoding Nif3-like dinuclear metal center hexameric protein, which produces MHLSKIIPVLEKIAPPELAADFDIGKIGLNLDLDNDVKKIAVALDPTDYVLNRASEINADLLITHHTLIFNPVNCISKSLATSLQIALDNRISLYSMHTNFDRAKGGINDVLAKRLGLNNIQELQIGRIGEVPVCSTETLANHVAKSLNTHVQYVGERDDIKRVMVFGGSGFRNEYLEVAREHGVEAFVSSELKHDVIRSRGELILIDATHYATENPGMEELCPRLADLLCLDVEFIHHNPFIRVI